The following coding sequences lie in one Melopsittacus undulatus isolate bMelUnd1 chromosome 9, bMelUnd1.mat.Z, whole genome shotgun sequence genomic window:
- the LOC115945313 gene encoding laminin subunit beta-4-like, producing the protein MLQDNRQSLWLPMDLLALILLLVGIALVWAQQEPDPSHGCARGSCYPATGNLLVGRASRLSATSTCGMQGPQEYCIVSHLQDSEKCFTCDSRDPSLPQSHRIENVIFLSGPSARRTWWQSENGMEHVSIQLDLEAEFHFTHLIMKFKTFRPAAMLVERSADFGRSWKVYRYFAYNCSKLFPGIPDQPSGLVDEVLCDQRYSEIEPSSHGEVIFKVLDPSIPVADPYSRDIQDLLRVTNLRVNLTKLHTLGDNLLDTRQEVLHKYYYAVDELVLRGSCFCHGHAAQCAPAPGAPATAAPGMVHGRCVCEHHTQGLNCERCEDFYHDLPWRPAEGSSTNACRRCDCNEHSQRCHFDMAVFLATGNTSGAVCDSCQHNTMGRRCHLCKPFYYRHPRSDIRAPTACAPCDCDPAGSLDGGACDGHTDVALGMIAGQCRCKENVAGPRCDRCRHGAYGLSHGDPQGCQPCRCDPRGTVAGSSPCDPISGDCYCKRFVAGRSCSQCVPEFWGLSYDVGGCRPCDCDFGGAYSNRCSMEDGACPCRPHLMGRQCDQVQPGFFCAPLDYYTYEAEQATGHSHGHGQLPGAIRAEAPQDCLEYDPGEPGARRGRPRHQRSPPRGPHPRSAPWRSRQQPPRPDVEEVVRDGTARMVTWTGSGFARVRDGAGLTFRVDNVPYPMDYELLVRYEPESAEDWEAVVSVSSQVLPTSPRCGNLLPSEQMYRESLPHSQRYVLLSRPFCFEPSTPYEVTMRLQRAGVTQRHPSAFILIDSLVLLPRVLELPGLHGAEAAPRLEELERYRCLEVFRMAPPAALAQACARLLCSVSALMHGGALPCRCDPQGSRSSECQPQGGQCQCKPHVVGRRCDRCAPGSYGFGPLGCSPCACSAEGSVSQLCDAVSGQCQCQPSAVGRRCDQCQPGHWGFPSCRPCQCNGHAEECDPHTGSCLHCRDHTDGRHCERCRDGYYGDPVLGSGQQCRPCPCPGYPGTRHYHGSACHADQETHHIICLCTPGYTGPRCDRCSPGYFGAPETEGGVCRPCQCNNNIDTSDPGACDPRTGHCLRCLYHTTGPRCTLCQPGYYGNALQRSCRRCSCDPKGTLASHCTTDSCACDRGTGACACRPNVVGKSCDRCAPHFWSLGGPGGCEPCGCHPTHSLHPACDAVTGQCQCRPGFGGRVCSQCQEHHWGDPEQECRACACEPLGAESLQCEQASGQCQCRPGFSGQRCDRCQRGFQEVFPQCSPCHPCFGHWDPALGLLQDRLQSLREQARALRDGGALSPLSPHRLRELQEALGRVEQLLGEGGSAGGPLLDALPERLDGTRTELDDFWKQLQELEQHLDQLAQADVQHHDRIAVLSRKLGGLNQTASHLQTLLSTVSAAGFSESYRSILASAEGSRVAEAVANGTAGEVAAAQATRRAAERVLRQRGDAFRRGTAAARRSLQEAQKRVMGLSAAGVNEKICGAPGDRRCEQAPCGGALCRDDAGMRHCGGTECMGALPVSARALSRARNASQQLEVALGQLGVVAQKTQEVQELARGARSRAEEALGRSQAARSQAEKATAQLRDFIRRIKAFLAEEGADPGSIELVARQVLNISLPSSPRRIQELLQEMRESISQLEGVDVVLNSTAQGLAVAQGLLEQGRDARERAEGVRDELVGTQRALEVARAQATAAGSALQSTRDAIQVAESRAKEAERRLQALEGKESRVQRRLQELGQSITALQEQDQDTHRMVQQAKDGAQRATATAGMLSQDLVQVTQRYMVLKTRVSALDGVSGGALQRVTRLTAEARDLLDKASTSKRKLEELEQHFGANERAMAAKATRLQALEQRVWGLLEEIRERANAYATC; encoded by the exons ATGCTGCAGGACAACAG GCAGAGCCTGTGGCTGCCCATGGATCTCTTGGCGCTCATTCTCCTCCTGG TGGGGATAGCACTGGTGTGGGCTCAGCAGGAGCCTGACCCCAGCCACGGATGTGCCCGCGGGAGCTGCTACCCGGCCACTGGGAACCTGCTGGTGGGAAGAGCCTCTCGCCTGAGCGCCACGTCCACgtgtgggatgcagggaccgCAGGAGTACTGCATCGTCAGCCACCTGCAG GACTCGGAGAAATGCTTCACCTGCGACTCGCGGgacccatccctgccccagagcCACCGCATCGAGAACGTCATCTTCCTGAGCGGCCCCAGCGCCAGGCGGACGTGGTGGCAGTCTGAGAACG GCATGGAGCACGTCAGCATCCAGCTGGACCTGGAGGCCGAGTTCCACTTCACACACCTCATCATGAAGTTTAAG ACATTCCGGCCCGCAGCCATGCTGGTGGAGCGCTCAGCTGACTTCGGGCGCAGCTGGAAGGTCTATCGATACTTCGCCTACAACTGCTCCAAGCTCTTCCCTGGCATTCCCGATCAGCCCTCGGGGCTGGTGGATGAGGTGCTGTGTGACCAGCGCTACTCCGAGATTGAGCCCTCCAGCCATGGGGAG gtCATCTTCAAGGTGCTGGACCCCTCCATCCCAGTGGCGGATCCCTACAGCCGGGACATCCAGG ACCTGCTGCGCGTCACCAACCTGCGCGTGAACCTCACCAAGCTGCACACGCTGGGGGACAACCTGCTGGACACGCGGCAGGAGGTGCTGCACAAGTACTACTATGCTGTGGATGAGCTGGTGCTGCGCGGGAGCTGCTTCTGCCATGGACACGCTGCCCAGTGTGCGCCGGCACCCGGTGCCCCAGCGACTGCAGCACCCGGCATG GTCCATGGGCGCTGTGTCTGCGAGCACCACACACAAGGACTGAACTGTGAGCGCTGTGAGGACTTCTACCATGACCTGCCCTGGCGCCCGGCCGAGGGCTCCAGCACCAACGCCTGCCGCC GCTGCGACTGCAACGAGCACTCCCAGCGCTGCCACTTCGACATGGCCGTCTTCCTGGCCACCGGCAACACCAGCGGGGCCGTGTGTGACAGCTGCCAGCACAACACCATGGGCCGGCGCTGCCACCTCTGCAAACCCTTCTACTACCGGCACCCGCGCTCCGACATCCGCGCCCCCACTGCCTGCGCCC CCTGTGACTGTGACCCCGCGGGCTCACTGGATGGAGGGGCCTGTGATGGGCACACGGATGTGGCACTGGGAATGATCGCGGGGCAGTGCCGCTGCAAGGAGAACGTGGCCGGTCCCCGCTGCGACCGCTGCCGGCACGGTGCCTATGGGCTCAGCCATGGAGACCCCCAGGGATGCCAGC CATGCAGGTGTGACCCACGGGGCACGGTGGCCGGCAGCTCCCCCTGTGACCCCATTAGTGGGGACTGCTACTGCAAACGCTTCGTGGCCGGGCGCTCGTGCAGCCAGTGTGTG CCTGAGTTCTGGGGCCTGAGCTACGATGTGGGGGGCTGCCGGCCCTGTGACTGTGACTTCGGGGGAGCCTACAGCAACCG GTGCTCCATGGAGGATGGGGCCTGTCCCTGCCGTCCCCACCTCATGGGGCGTCAGTGTGACCAGGTGCAGCCTGGCTTCTTCTGCGCCCCCCTTGACTACTACACCTATGAGGCCGAGCAGGCCACTGGGCACAGCCATGGCCATGGCCAGCTCCCG GGTGCCATACGTGCAGAAGCTCCCCAGGACTGCCTGGAGTACGACCCTGGGGAGCCGGGGGCACGGAGGGGCCGCCCGCGGCATCAACGCAGCCCCCCCCGTGGCCCCCATCCCCGCAGTGCCCCATGGCGCAGCCGGCAGCAGCCCCCCAGG ccGGACGTGGAGGAGGTGGTGCGGGATGGCACCGCACGCATGGTGACCTGGACGGGCTCTGGGTTCGCCCGGGTGCgggatggagctgggctgaCGTTCCGTGTGGACAACGTGCCCTATCCCATGGACTATGAGCTGCTGGTGCGCTATGAGCCGGAG TCGGCTGAGGACTGGGAGGCTGTGGTCAGTGTCAGCTCCCAGGTGCTGCCCACCAGCCCTCGCTGCGGGAACCTGCTGCCCTCCGAGCAGATGTACCGTGAGagcctgccccacagccagag GTACGTGCTGCTGTCCCGGCCCTTCTGCTTCGAGCCCAGCACCCCCTATGAGGTGACCATGAGGCTGCAACGGGCTGGTGTCACCCAGCGCCATCCCAGTGCCTTCATCCTCATTGACTCG CTCGTGCTGCTGCCgcgggtgctggagctgccgggGCTGCACGGAGCCGAGGCTGCACCgcggctggaggagctggagcggTACCGGTGCCTGGAGGTGTTCCGCATGGCCCCCCCGGCCGCCCTGGCGCAGGCCTGTGCCCGCCTGCTCTGCAGCGTGTCCGCCCTGATGCACGGCGGGGCCCTGC cctgcaggTGTGACCCACAGGGCTCCCGCAGCAGCGAGTGCCAGCCCCAGGGTGGGCAGTGCCAGTGCAAGCCGCACGTCGTCGGCCGGCGCTGCGACCGCTGTGCCCCCGGCAGCTACGGGTTCGGGCCGCTGGGCTGCAGCC cctgtgcctgctctgcagagggctCGGTGTCCCAGCTGTGTGATGCAGTGAGCGGGCAGTGCCAGTGCCAGCCCAGTGCCGTGGGCCGGCGCTGTGACCAGTGCCAGCCCGGCCACTGGGGCTTCCCGTCCTGCCGGCCCTGCCAGTGCAATGGGCATGCAGAGGAGTGCGACCCGCACACgggcagctgcctgcactgccGCGACCACACCGACGGCCGGCACTGCGAGAG GTGCCGGGACGGTTACTATGGGGACCCGGTGCTGGGCTCAGGGCAGCAGTGCCggccctgcccctgccctggcTACCCTGGTACACGGCACTACCATGGGAGCGCCTGCCACGCTGACCAGGAGACCCACCACATCATCTGCCTCTGCACGCCTGGATACACGG GTCCCCGCTGCGACCGCTGCTCCCCGGGATACTTCGGAGCACCGGAGACAGAGGGAGGTGTGTGCCGGCCCTGCCAGTGCAACAACAACATCGACACCAGTGACCCAGGCGCCTGTGACCCCCGCACCGGGCACTGCCTGCGCTGCCTGTACCACACCACCGGCCCCCGCTGCACCCTCTGCCAGCCCGGATACTACGGCAATGCCCTGCAACGCAGCTGCCGGC gctgcagctgtgACCCAAAGGGAACCCTGGCCTCCCACTGCACCACCGACTCCTGTGCCTGTGACCGTGGCACCGGCGCCTGTGCCTGTCGGCCCAACGTGGTGGGCAAGAGCTGTGACCGCTGCGCACCCCACTTCTGGAGCctgggggggccgggggggtgTGAGCCCTGCGGATGCCACCCCACGCActccctgcaccctgcctgcGATGCG GTGACGGGGCAGTGCCAGTGCCGGCCTGGCTTCGGGGGCCGTgtctgctcccagtgccaggAGCATCACTGGGGAGACCCCGAGCAGGAATGCCGAG CCTGTGCCTGCGAGCCGCTGGGCGCTGAGAGCCTGCAGTGCGAGCAGGCCAGCGGGCAGTGCCAGTGCCGGCCGGGCTTCAGTGGGCAGCGCTGCGACCGCTGCCAGCGCGGCTTCCAGGAGGTGTTCCCACAGTGCTCACCCTGCCACCCCTGCTTCGGGCACTGGGATCCGGCCCTGGGCCTCCTGCAGGACAGGCTGCAGAGCCTCAGGGAGCAGGCACGGGCGCTGCGGGATGGGGGGGCCCTGTCCCCGCTCAGCCCCCACCGCCTGcgggagctgcaggaggcacTGGGGCGAGTGGAGCAGCTGCTGGGTGAGGGGGGCAGCGCTGGAGGACCCCTCCTCGATGCGCTGCCGGAGCGGCTGGATGGCACCAG GACGGAGCTGGATGACTTCTGGAAGCAGCTCCAAGAGCTAGAGCAACATCTGGATCAGCTGGCTCAGGCAGATGTGCAGCACCACGACCGGATAGCTGTGCTGAGCCGCAAGCTGGGGGGTCTCAACCAAACTGCTTCCCACCTCCAAACCCTCCTCAGCACCGTCTCGGCAGCCGGATTCAGTG AGTCCTACCGCAGCATCCTGGCATCGGCAGAGGGCTCACGGGTGGCAGAGGCGGTGGCCAATGGCACTGCTGGTGAGGTGGCCGCGGCGCAGGCCACGCGGCGGGCGGCAGAGCGGGTGCTACGGCAGAGGGGAGATGCGTTCCGCCGGGGCACCGCCGCCGCGCGCAGATCCCTGCAAGAGGCTCAGAAACGGGTGATGGGGCTCAGCGCTGCAGGGGTCAATGAGAAG ATTTGTGGGGCACCTGGGGACCGCAGGTGCGAGCAAGCACCCTGTGGAGGAGCCTTGTGCCGGGATGATGCGGGGATGCGGCACTGCGGTGGCACAGAGTGCATGGGAGCACTGCCTGTCTCGGCTCGAGCCCTGAGCCGTGCCCGTAATGCATCGCAGCAGCTGGAGGTGGCACTGGGGCAGCTGGGTGTCGTGGCACAGAAG ACACAGGAGGTGCAGGAGCTGGCACGGGGTGCACGGAGCCGGGCAGAGGAGGCCCTGGGGCGCTCACAGGCTGCCCGCAGCCAGGCAGAGAAGGCGACAGCCCAGCTGAGGGACTTCATCCGCCGAATCAAGGCCTTCCTGGCAG AGGAGGGAGCTGACCCAGGCAGCATCGAGCTGGTGGCCCGGCAGGTGCTGAAcatctccctgcccagcagccccaggcggatccaggagctgctccaggagaTGCGGGAGAGCATCAGCCAGCTGGAAGGGGTGGATGTGGTGCTCAACAGCACGGCACAGGGGCTGGCTGTGGCACAGGGGCTGCTGGAACAAGGACGGGATGCCAG GGAGCGAGCAGAGGGTGTCAGGGATGAGCTGGTGGGTACACAGCGGGCGCTGGAAGTGGCACGGGCACAGGCGACAGCAGCAGGGAGTGCCTTGCAGAGCACCAGGGATGCCATCCAGGTGGCTGAGAGCAGAGCCAAGGAG GCTGAGCGCAGGCTGCAGGCCCTGGAGGGGAAGGAGTCACGGGTGCAGAggcggctgcaggagctggggcagagcatcaccgcactgcaggagcaggaccAGGACACCCACCGGATGGTGCAGCAGGCCAAGGATGGGGCACAGCGGGCGACCGCCACTGCCGGGATGCTCAGCCAG